From Lates calcarifer isolate ASB-BC8 unplaced genomic scaffold, TLL_Latcal_v3 _unitig_4734_quiver_3589, whole genome shotgun sequence, a single genomic window includes:
- the LOC108902185 gene encoding uncharacterized protein LOC108902185, translated as MEMVEMLENMEASTLNLLMDIVTDIAESHLKKYFKSDRRRFCLCSDIEQYFPKLPYAFDEQQRVMDEAYKVIVGLYFKHLIQSNQKKLKKCWPDIGETVTEDAELLHNTISDLAPGVQQQNHILLKVTEILDCNDIDAHKITAANMQKKCHIKSEDMKRLLQWKGLSKREVQEVLDALPPDLQPTPDPDIQLRVADPGAAVSPVFYLLVKTEVLYRRSTSTSTRDRAGYDQVDNDCGMPLLRTPTGNLLNS; from the exons ATGGAAATGGTGGAAATGCTTGAAAACATGGAGGCTTCTACTTTGAATCTTCTGATGGACATTGTAACTGACATTGCAGAG agCCACCTGAAAAAGTACTTCAAATCCGACAGGAGGAGGTTCTGCTTGTGTTCTGATATAGAGCAGTATTTCCCCAAGCTGCCTTATGCTTTTGATGAACAACAG AGAGTGATGGATGAGGCCTATAAGGTCATCGTTGGTTTGTACTTCAAACATCTCATCCAAAGCAACCAGAAGAAACTGAAGAAGTGCTGGCCTGACATTGGAGAAACAGTCACTGAAGATGCTGAGCTTCTTCATAACACTATCTCAGACCTG GCTCCTGGTGTCCAACAGCAGAACCACATCCTGCTCAAAGTTACAGAAATACTGGACTGCAACGACATCGATGCACACAAGATCACAGCTGCAAACATGCAGAAGAAATGTCACATAAAGAG TGAGGACATGAAGCGCCTGCTGCAATGGAAAGGTCTTTCTAAACGGGAGGTTCAAGAGGTGCTGGACGCCCTTCCTCCTGACCTTCAACCTACACCCGATCCTGACATTCAACTCCGAGTGGCAGATCCTGGTGCTGCTGTTTCACCTGTTTTCTACCTGCTGGTGAAGACTGAGGTGCTCTACAGACGATCAACGTCAACAAGCACAAGAGACAGAGCTG GATATGACCAGGTGGATAATGACTGTGGCATGCCCTTGCTCAGAACACCTACAGGGAACTTGCTGAACTCCTGA